The Candidatus Bipolaricaulota bacterium sequence GGAACTTCTATGTCCAGATCCCGAACGAGGTGGTGGAGTCAGCATCCTTGGATGGAGCCGGGTTCTTCGAGATCTATCGCAGGATCGTATTCCCGCTCTCGTGGCTGGGGATGGTGGTGGTAGTCATTTGGCAGTTCACCCAGATCTGGAACGACTTCCTGTTTGGGGTGACTCTCACCAACCACGAATGGCAGCCGATCACGGTCGCACTAGCATACCTAGCTGGAGGACAGGCAGTGCAGTGGAATCTACCGATGGCTGGTTCCATCCTCGCTGCTCTGCCTCCGCTTTTGATCTACATAATATTCGGACGTTACTTCATAAGCGGCCTACTAGCCGGTTCGGTGAAGGGTTGAAAATGTTCCATAAACGCGTGGTTCAGAAGCAGGACGGCCGCCTCCTGTGGCTCTATGGTGAACGCGAGCATGTGCTCGCACCGCTTCCTGAAGGGGAAGGAGCACCAGCAGCCGCGCCCCACCTGCGCTGGCATCCGCTGCGGGAGGAATGGGTGATCTACGCCGCGCACAGACAAGGGCGCACCTTCTTGCCGCCTAAGGATCATTGTCCGCTCTGTCCGAGCGTGCCGGGTGGCTTTCCGACCGAGATTCCGTTTGCAGATTTCGAGATCGCTGTGTTCCAAAACCGGTTCCCCTCCCTTCATCCGGATGCGCCAACCCCACCTGAACTTTTGATCCCCACCGCGCGCGGACGCGGGTTCTGCGAGGTGGTGGTCTACACCCCGAAGCATGAAGGGAGCCTCGCCACGTTGACCCAATCGCGACGCGAGCTCCTCGTTCAGGTGTGGGCCGATCGGTACAAAGAGCTGTACGAGCACGATTTCATCCGGTACGTGATGCCGTTCGAGAACCGCGGCGAGGCGGTCGGGGTGACCCTGCATCATCCCCACGGCCAGATCTACGCCTACCCGTTCGTCCCTCCGATCATTGAGCGAGAGACGCACGTGTTTCACGACCGCCCGGTGCTGTGCGAGCTCATCCCGCAGCTTTCCGATTACACCGTGGTTCGCGGCGAAGCGATGATCGCGTTCGTCCCTCCGTTCGCTCGGTTCCCGTACGAGGTGTGGATCGCGCCCCGCCGTCACCTCCCCGGGCCGTGGGAGTTCGCCGACGCGGAAATCCGTGAATTCGCCCGGGTCTTGGGCGAGGTGGTATCCCGGTATGACCGGTTGTTCTCTCGGCCGTTCCCGTACGTGATGGCGATGCACGCTGCACCGAAGGGGGAGGAAAGGGTGTTTCACTTTCATGTGGAGTTCTATCCCCGCATGCGCACGAGAGATAAGCTTAAATACCTGGCCGGGACCGAACTTGGGGCGGGTGCGTTCGCCGCCGATATCCTTCCCGAGATGGCGGCGCAGCAGCTACGCGAGGTGAAATGATGAATCGAACCGCCCTCACCCGTCTGCGACGATTCATGGCAAGCCGCGGTTTCGAGCGATTCACCCTCTGCCGCCCGGAGAACTTCGCCTGGCTCACCGGCGGCGGGGACAATACGGTGGCAATCGGAGAAGGGGTGGGATGCCTCGAGGTGACTCCGGACAGTGTGCGTCTGCATACCTCGCGAATCGAGGCGGCTCGGCTGCAGGAGGAGGAGAAGGTGGACTTCGCCGTGAGCACCTATCCCTGGTACTCCTCCCCCCCGATCGGGAGGCCGAATGATTTCGAGCACGACCTGACACCGCTTCGTCTCGTCCTCACCCCGGAGGAGCAGGAGCGGTTCAGAAGGCTTGGAAATGATGCGGCGCAGGCGCTGGGAAGTGCGATGCGGGCAGCACAACCGGAATGGACTGAGGCGCGGCTTGCAGGAGAAATCGCAGCCGAGGCGTACGCCCGCGGGATTCAACCGGTCGTCCTCCTTGTCGCCGGAGAAGAACGCGCATTCAGGTGCCGTCATCCGCTCCCCAAGGATCGGGCGTTGGGAAAGCTCGCGATGGGGGTGATCTGTGCCCGGCGGGATGGCCTGGTGGCGAATCTCACCCGGATGCGAAGCTGGGGGAAACCCGGGCTTGCGCGCCGATATGAGAAGCTCCTCCAGGTCGAGGCACGGGGGCTCGATGCCACCGTCCCCGGGGCGACGCTGGGAGAGGTGCTGGAGGGGATCGCTGCCGGGTACCGCGAGATCAGGGCCCCTGATGAATTCGAAGCGCATCACCAGGGTGGAATCGCTGGCTACCGCCCGCGGGAGGTCCTCGGGGTCCCGGGGGACGGAACCGTCCTGCAGGCCGGGATGGCGGTGGCATGGAACCCGTCTCTGCCCGGAGTGAAGGTGGAGGACACGTTCCTCATCACCCCGACCGGGTTGGAGAACCTCACGTTCGACCCCGACTGGCCGATGATCGAGGTTGGGGGGCGGCCCCGGCCGGCCGTCCTCACGGAGGGGGCATGAGCTACCCTCCCTCCGAGCGGTTGTTGCGCGAGCAGTTCGGCCCGGGAGAACCCCCGCTCCTCTCCCGGGCGCCGGGCCGGATCAACCTGATCGGAGAGCACACCGACTACAACGGCGGTTACGTTCTCCCGTTCGCCATCGACCGGGTGACCGAGATCGCCGTCCGCCCGCGTGCCGACCGACGCATCCGCATCTACGCCGATGCGTTCCGCGCTGGGGTGGAGCTGGAATTACCGATGAAAGGGATCGCCCCCGCCGGCAGTTGGCAGGATTATCCGATCGGGATCCTGGCGGAACTCTCTCACTACAAAGACCTGGAATTCGGATTCGACGGTGCGATCAGCGGGGACGTGCCCCAAGGCGCGGGACTGAGCAGTTCAGCCGCACTGGAGGTAGCCGCTGCCATCGCGTTTTCCCGGTTATACGGGGTGAACCTATCCGGATTGGAGCTGGTCAGGCTGTGCCAGCGGGTGGAAAACGAGTTCGTCGGCACCCGCTGTGGGATCATGGATCAGTACGTCTCTTACTTCGGACGCACCGGGGCGGCGATCCTCCTCAATACGCATACCATGGAGCATCGCTACGTCCCGCTCCACCTCTCCGGGGTGAGTCTCCTCGCCGTCGATAGCCGGGTCAACCGATCGTTGGGGACGAGCGGTTACAACGCGCGGCGGCAGGAGTGCGAGCAGGCGTTGACGCTCGTTAGAAGCGCGTTCCCCGAGCGGAATATCGCCTCGTTGAGCGATCTCACCATTGGTGACCTGGACCGGATTTCCGCCGTGCTTCCCCCGTCCATTTTCGCCCGCGTGCGGCATGTGGTCAGCGAGAACGCGCGCGTCCTCGCCGCGGTGGAAGCGCTGGAGCAGGATGATTACCGAAGGCTGGGGGAGCTCCTGTTCGCCTCGCACGCCTCCCTGCGCGATCTATTTGCGGTGAGTACCCCGGAGCTCGATTTCCTCGTCGATTGGGGGAGGAAACACGGAGCGCTCGGCGCTCGCCTCGTCGGCGGCGGGTTCGGCGGAGTGACCCTGCACCTCGTCCCGGACGAGATCAAACAGGGCTACATCGACGGAATCGTGGCCGCCTATCGGACCCGGTTTCGGATCGATCCCGAGGTGATCGAGGTGAGACCCGGCCCCGGGGCGGAGGAGCTTAACCGCGCGTAATCGCCTGGTCTTGCATCCGGGTGGAGGAATTGCTACCGTATGAGCAAGGAGGAAGCGGGATGGAGAAGGATCACATGCCGTTTGATGCGTTTGCCCTCACCAGACAGATGGGGGTCGTGACCAGGGCGGTCCTCGACGGGGGAGGGCCGGCATGAAGAACAAACGGACCCATCCATACATCCCGAACTCCGATCCGAAGATCAGAGACGAGATGCTCCGCGAGATCGGGGCGAGCTCGATCTTGGGGTTTTCCGGGCGGTTCCCGGGGGCCTAAGGTTACAGGGGGGGTTACATGGTCCTCGACGGGGGAGGGCTGGCATGAGGAACAAACGGACCCATCCTTACATCCCGAACTCCGATTCGGAGATCAAAGACGAGATGCTACGCGAGATCGGGGCGAGCTCGATCGATGAGCTCTACGAGCTGATCCCCGAGGCCCTCAGGTTCAAGGGGAGGCTGAATCTCCCCGATCCGCTCCCGGATGAGGCATCCCTCGATCGCCACATGCGCGGGATCCTCGACAAGAACGTGACCGCTGGGGAGCGGCTCAGCTTCCTCGGGGGTGGATGCGCCCCCCACTACGTCCCGGCGGTATGCGATTGGATCAATCAACGCTCCGAGTTCCTCACCGCCTACGCCGGCGAGCCGTACGAGGACCACGGTCGCTTCCAGGCCCTGTTCGAGTACGCGAGCATGATCGGGGATCTCGTCGAGATGGACGCGGTCAGCGTCCCGACCTACGACGGATCCCAGGCGGCGGCGAGCGCCCTGCGGATGGCGGGGAGGATCACCGGGCGGAAGCGGGTCCTGATCCCGGAGATCATCAACCCGGACCGCCGTTCGATCATCGAGAACTACTCCGATCCGAGGCTTGAGGTGGAGAAGGTTCGGTACGATCCCGACACCGGGCTCCTCGACATCGCTGACCTCGCGGAGAAGCTCGCCTCCGATACCGCCGCGGTCTACTTCGAGGTCCCGAGCTACCTCGGTGCGATCGAGCCGGAGCCGGCGAAGATCTCGGAGATGGCGCACAAAAGCGGCGCCCTCGTCGTGGTCGGGGTCGACCCGATCTCGCTCGGGGTCCTCTCCCCGCCGCCCCGCTACGGGGCAGACATCGTCTGCGGCGAGCTCCAGCCACTCGGGATCCGGATGCAGTTCGGCGGCGGGCGGGGCGGGTTCATCGCAACACCGGACGAGGAGCGCTACATCTCCGAGTATCCCCTGCGCCTGTTCGGGATCGCCCCGACCGTCGATCAGAGGTGGGGATTCGGGGACGTCGCCTGGGAGCGGACATCGTTCGCCAAGCGCGAGGGATCGAAGGAGTTCGTGGGGACGATGGCCGCGCTGTGGGGGATAACGGCCGGGGTCTACCTCGCCTTGATGGGCCCGGCCGGGATGCGCGAGCTCGGCGAGACGATCATTGCCCGGGCCGCCTACGCCGCGGATCGCCTGAACGGAATCCCCGGAGTCAGAGCGCCGCGGTTTCACTCCCCGAGCTTCAAGGAGTTCGTCGTCGACTTCTCTGGGACCGGACTCTCCGTTTCCGAGATTAACAGAAGGCTCCTCGATCAGGGGATCTTCGGCGGGCACGATCTGACCCCCGTCTTCCCCGAGCTTGCAGGATGCGCCCTCTACTGCGTGACCGAAATCCACACCAAGGACGACATCGACCGGCTCGTGGAAGCGGTGGGCGAGATCGTAAAGGAGGAAAGATGAGGCGATTTCATCAGGCAAGCTGGGACGAGCCGATCATCCACGAGCTCTCCGTCCCCGGGGAGCGGGGGATCCTCGTCCCGCAGGTCGAGGAGGGGATCGCAGATGCGGTCGGCGATCCGCTCTCCCGGATCCCGGAGTCGATCCGACGGAGCGATCCTCCCGACCTCCCGGAGATCTCCGAGCACCGTGTCCTCCAGCACTATCTCCGCCTCTCCCAGGAGACGCTGGGCGAGCACCTGAACGTCGACGTCGGCCAGGGGACATGCACGATGAAGTACAACCCGCCAGTGAACGAGCGGTTCGCGACGTCCCCGAAGCTGACTGAGCTTCATCCCTTGCAGGACGAATCGACCGTGCAGGGGATCCTCGAGATCATGTACAAGCTCGAGCGGTTCCTATGCGAGATCTCCGGGCTCGAGCGGTTCAGCCTCCAGCCGGGCGGGGGATCGCATGCGATCTACGCGATGGCGTGCATGATCCGGGCGTACTTCGCCGATCGGGGAGAGAAGCGGGATGAGATCATAACCACCTTGTTCTCCCACCCCTCCGACGCCGCCGCCCCACGGGTGAAGGGGTTCAAGCCGATCGTCATCCCTCCCGATCCTGACGGCTTCCCGGACATCACCTCCCTCCGGGACGCGGTCTCCGCGCGGACGGCGGCCCTGTTCATCACCAACCCGGAGGATACCGGGATCTTCAACCCGCGGATCGCCGAGATCACGCAGATCGTCCACGCAGCAGGCGGGCTGTGCTGCTACGACCAGGCGAACGCAAACGGGATCCTCGGGATCACGCGGGCGCGGGAGGCCGGGTTCGACATGTGCTTCTTCAACCTGCACAAGACATTCGCCTCCCCGCACGGCTGCGGCGGGCCGGGGAGCGGGGTCCTCGGCGCAAGCGGCGAGATCGCCGACTACCTCCCGGTCCCGCTCGTCGAATACGACGGGGAGCGTTACTTCCTCGACTACGATCGCCCGAGATCGATCGGAAAGGTAAAGGACTTCTACGGGGTGATCCCGGCGATCGTCCGCGCCTATGCGTGGATCATGAGTCTCGGGGAGGAGGGCCTGCGCACCGTCGCCGAGACAGCCGTGTTGAACAACAACTACCTGTTGCACAAGCTGCGGAAGGTTCGCGGGATGAGCGCTCCGTTCGCCCCGGGAAAGCGCCGCTTGGAGCAGGTCCGCTACAGCTTCGAGGAGCTCTCCCGCGACACCGGGGTACACACGACCGATATCCAGCGCCGCGTCGCCGACTTCGGAGGACATTACTGGATGAGCCACGAGCCGTGGTACGTCCCCGAGCCGGTGACGCTCGAGCCGACCGAGTCATACTCCAAGCGCGAGCTTGACGAGTACGCGGAGATCATCCGACGAATCGCCGACGAGGCGTACGCCGATCCCGAACGGGTGAGGACCGCACCGCACCAAAGTACGATCGGGAAAGTGGCAGACCACTCCTACTTCGAGGACCCGGGGAAGTGGGCCCTCACCTGGCGTGGCTACAAGCGCAAGTACGCGGGTTACTTCGAACAGCATTGATCGGCGGTTGCGCCTCCCCGCGCCCTTCCGTAAACTGAACTCCGGTTGGGTAATGAGGAGGCGCAGATGAAACTACGGTTCTTGCTGGTGGTTGTTCCGCTCCTTTTTCTATTCGGGTGCGGGATTCCATTCAACATCCCCGCGGTCGGGCCGGATGGGACGATCGCCGTGTTCCTCGACGCAGATCGATACGCATTCACTCCGGACAAGGGGAGTTTAGCCCTGATCAGGGACGGGAAGGTAGTGACGGTTCCGGGAGTAACCGCGACCGGGAGCTGTGGCGCCCTCGCCTGGTCGCTTGATGGGAAGGAGGTCGCGTTTGTGGATACCGAGCCGGATGAGCTCGGATTCCCCAAGGCATGGGTGATCAACGTAGCCGGAGTACAGACCGATTCTCAGACGGTTTCCATCGCCCGGGCCGAGTCCCCGCTCATCGCCCCGGCATTCACCCCGGAGGGGAACATCACCTACCTTGGGGTGGATGACGATGGGAACGGCCACCTGTTCCTCTACGACCGCGTCGAAGACGTTACCTATCCTCTGCTCGACAATGTTTTGAGCTACCGCCCGGCGCGGGACGGTGAGTCCTTATGGGTGATCAAGAGGAGCGCAGAGGGGAACCTGAGCCTCGGCCATCTTCTCGATTATGACCCGAAGAGCGGTGACTCGTACGAGATCGCCAGCTTCTTCATCGGGGCTGGAGTGGAGCAAATGTTCCAGATGTTCCCGGGGGCATTCTTCTTCGACGTCGAACCGAACGGGGATCACGTTGCCCTCACCCTGTTCGACCAGGTTCTGATCTCTCCCGAGCCGCAGGAGGGGGATCCATCGCTCTACCTTATCGACGCGGAGGAGCGCACGGTGAGCCGGATCGCGCTCCACGGGATCGCTCCCGCGTTCTCGCCGGACGGATCGAAGATCGCCTACATCGGCTCGGCTGACGGGATCAATCAGGGGGTCTACCTCTACGACGTCGAAGCGGAAAACGAGGAGGAGCTATCGGTTGAAGGAACAGTGAGCGGCCTGTTCTGGATCGACGCCGGCCACCTCGGACTGGTGATGCGGGAAGAGAACGATGAGGAAGATAGCTACTATCTCCTCATCTACGACCTGACGGCCAAGGAAACGACCCCGCTCATCCCGGGCTAGAGGACTTCGCCCGCTGTTCCAGGTAGGCCTCGATGAACGGGGTGATGTCGCCGTCGAGGACGGCGTCGACGTTTCCCGTTTCGACCCCGGTGCGGTGGTCCTTGACCATCCGGTAGGGGTGAAGGACGTAGGAGCGGATCTGGCTCCCCCATTCGATCTTGTTCAGGGTCCCCTGCAGCTCCTCGAGCTTCTTCGCCTGCTGCTCGCGCATCAGCGCGGCGAGCCGCGCCCGCAGGACCCGCATCGCTGCTTCTTTGTTCTGGTGCTGGCTGCGCTCGTTCTGACACGATACCACGATCCCGGTCGGCAGGTGGGTGATCCGCACCGCGGAGTCGGTGACGTTCACGTGCTGTCCCCCG is a genomic window containing:
- a CDS encoding carbohydrate ABC transporter permease codes for the protein NFYVQIPNEVVESASLDGAGFFEIYRRIVFPLSWLGMVVVVIWQFTQIWNDFLFGVTLTNHEWQPITVALAYLAGGQAVQWNLPMAGSILAALPPLLIYIIFGRYFISGLLAGSVKG
- a CDS encoding PD40 domain-containing protein, which codes for MKLRFLLVVVPLLFLFGCGIPFNIPAVGPDGTIAVFLDADRYAFTPDKGSLALIRDGKVVTVPGVTATGSCGALAWSLDGKEVAFVDTEPDELGFPKAWVINVAGVQTDSQTVSIARAESPLIAPAFTPEGNITYLGVDDDGNGHLFLYDRVEDVTYPLLDNVLSYRPARDGESLWVIKRSAEGNLSLGHLLDYDPKSGDSYEIASFFIGAGVEQMFQMFPGAFFFDVEPNGDHVALTLFDQVLISPEPQEGDPSLYLIDAEERTVSRIALHGIAPAFSPDGSKIAYIGSADGINQGVYLYDVEAENEEELSVEGTVSGLFWIDAGHLGLVMREENDEEDSYYLLIYDLTAKETTPLIPG
- a CDS encoding M24 family metallopeptidase; translated protein: MNRTALTRLRRFMASRGFERFTLCRPENFAWLTGGGDNTVAIGEGVGCLEVTPDSVRLHTSRIEAARLQEEEKVDFAVSTYPWYSSPPIGRPNDFEHDLTPLRLVLTPEEQERFRRLGNDAAQALGSAMRAAQPEWTEARLAGEIAAEAYARGIQPVVLLVAGEERAFRCRHPLPKDRALGKLAMGVICARRDGLVANLTRMRSWGKPGLARRYEKLLQVEARGLDATVPGATLGEVLEGIAAGYREIRAPDEFEAHHQGGIAGYRPREVLGVPGDGTVLQAGMAVAWNPSLPGVKVEDTFLITPTGLENLTFDPDWPMIEVGGRPRPAVLTEGA
- the gcvPA gene encoding aminomethyl-transferring glycine dehydrogenase subunit GcvPA, with translation MRNKRTHPYIPNSDSEIKDEMLREIGASSIDELYELIPEALRFKGRLNLPDPLPDEASLDRHMRGILDKNVTAGERLSFLGGGCAPHYVPAVCDWINQRSEFLTAYAGEPYEDHGRFQALFEYASMIGDLVEMDAVSVPTYDGSQAAASALRMAGRITGRKRVLIPEIINPDRRSIIENYSDPRLEVEKVRYDPDTGLLDIADLAEKLASDTAAVYFEVPSYLGAIEPEPAKISEMAHKSGALVVVGVDPISLGVLSPPPRYGADIVCGELQPLGIRMQFGGGRGGFIATPDEERYISEYPLRLFGIAPTVDQRWGFGDVAWERTSFAKREGSKEFVGTMAALWGITAGVYLALMGPAGMRELGETIIARAAYAADRLNGIPGVRAPRFHSPSFKEFVVDFSGTGLSVSEINRRLLDQGIFGGHDLTPVFPELAGCALYCVTEIHTKDDIDRLVEAVGEIVKEER
- the galK gene encoding galactokinase, which codes for MSYPPSERLLREQFGPGEPPLLSRAPGRINLIGEHTDYNGGYVLPFAIDRVTEIAVRPRADRRIRIYADAFRAGVELELPMKGIAPAGSWQDYPIGILAELSHYKDLEFGFDGAISGDVPQGAGLSSSAALEVAAAIAFSRLYGVNLSGLELVRLCQRVENEFVGTRCGIMDQYVSYFGRTGAAILLNTHTMEHRYVPLHLSGVSLLAVDSRVNRSLGTSGYNARRQECEQALTLVRSAFPERNIASLSDLTIGDLDRISAVLPPSIFARVRHVVSENARVLAAVEALEQDDYRRLGELLFASHASLRDLFAVSTPELDFLVDWGRKHGALGARLVGGGFGGVTLHLVPDEIKQGYIDGIVAAYRTRFRIDPEVIEVRPGPGAEELNRA
- the gcvPB gene encoding aminomethyl-transferring glycine dehydrogenase subunit GcvPB, which codes for MRPLLRDRNPHQGRHRPARGSGGRDRKGGKMRRFHQASWDEPIIHELSVPGERGILVPQVEEGIADAVGDPLSRIPESIRRSDPPDLPEISEHRVLQHYLRLSQETLGEHLNVDVGQGTCTMKYNPPVNERFATSPKLTELHPLQDESTVQGILEIMYKLERFLCEISGLERFSLQPGGGSHAIYAMACMIRAYFADRGEKRDEIITTLFSHPSDAAAPRVKGFKPIVIPPDPDGFPDITSLRDAVSARTAALFITNPEDTGIFNPRIAEITQIVHAAGGLCCYDQANANGILGITRAREAGFDMCFFNLHKTFASPHGCGGPGSGVLGASGEIADYLPVPLVEYDGERYFLDYDRPRSIGKVKDFYGVIPAIVRAYAWIMSLGEEGLRTVAETAVLNNNYLLHKLRKVRGMSAPFAPGKRRLEQVRYSFEELSRDTGVHTTDIQRRVADFGGHYWMSHEPWYVPEPVTLEPTESYSKRELDEYAEIIRRIADEAYADPERVRTAPHQSTIGKVADHSYFEDPGKWALTWRGYKRKYAGYFEQH
- the galT gene encoding galactose-1-phosphate uridylyltransferase produces the protein MKMFHKRVVQKQDGRLLWLYGEREHVLAPLPEGEGAPAAAPHLRWHPLREEWVIYAAHRQGRTFLPPKDHCPLCPSVPGGFPTEIPFADFEIAVFQNRFPSLHPDAPTPPELLIPTARGRGFCEVVVYTPKHEGSLATLTQSRRELLVQVWADRYKELYEHDFIRYVMPFENRGEAVGVTLHHPHGQIYAYPFVPPIIERETHVFHDRPVLCELIPQLSDYTVVRGEAMIAFVPPFARFPYEVWIAPRRHLPGPWEFADAEIREFARVLGEVVSRYDRLFSRPFPYVMAMHAAPKGEERVFHFHVEFYPRMRTRDKLKYLAGTELGAGAFAADILPEMAAQQLREVK